One window of candidate division KSB1 bacterium genomic DNA carries:
- a CDS encoding glycosyltransferase family 4 protein → MRIGIDCRLVLDKPTGIGTYTVGLVRDLLRLDARNEYVLIVRERAPAALQAVAASRASFVPCPLPPMGLKQKLLAARFLRPLQLDVYHYPHHDLPLGLESRTVVTIHHVPEPGVSTGPPAVFNPLLTWSVGWAVRRAKKVITVSRFTATRLVARFGHTEKVVPIYPPASDLFDAMDEAPLPEGIRAGRYFLFVGQRRPHKNLERLIEAFACPELEGFQLVIAGPTYKDYRKPEQFVEELGLRQRVFLLGSVDNPLLRALYRQALCLVLPSLLEGFGYPVAEALRFGLPAICSDRGSLPEILGDAGLLVDPMSTQSLTAAMVRLAKDPSLRQGLSERAQRRSQLFSGERSARAVLEVYRQVAEG, encoded by the coding sequence ATGCGAATCGGTATCGACTGCCGCCTTGTGCTAGACAAGCCGACGGGGATCGGTACCTACACCGTTGGTCTGGTGCGCGACCTTCTTCGTCTGGATGCGAGGAACGAATACGTGCTCATCGTCCGCGAGCGTGCGCCCGCCGCCTTGCAAGCCGTGGCGGCCTCGCGCGCCTCGTTCGTTCCCTGTCCCCTCCCGCCGATGGGCCTCAAGCAGAAACTCCTGGCAGCCAGGTTTCTTCGCCCCTTGCAGCTGGACGTGTACCACTATCCCCACCACGACCTCCCACTGGGCCTGGAATCGAGAACCGTGGTCACCATCCACCACGTTCCAGAGCCAGGTGTGTCCACGGGACCCCCTGCCGTCTTCAACCCTCTCCTGACCTGGAGCGTAGGATGGGCCGTTCGGCGCGCCAAGAAGGTGATCACCGTTTCGCGTTTCACGGCGACAAGACTGGTGGCACGCTTCGGCCATACGGAGAAGGTGGTCCCGATTTACCCGCCGGCTTCCGACCTTTTCGATGCAATGGACGAGGCGCCGCTTCCGGAGGGGATCCGCGCCGGCCGATACTTCCTCTTTGTCGGACAGCGCCGTCCCCACAAGAACCTGGAAAGGCTGATCGAGGCTTTCGCGTGTCCAGAGCTGGAGGGGTTTCAGCTGGTCATCGCCGGACCGACGTACAAGGACTACCGAAAGCCCGAGCAGTTCGTTGAGGAGCTTGGACTCAGGCAACGGGTTTTCCTGCTCGGAAGCGTAGACAATCCTTTGCTGCGAGCTCTGTATCGACAGGCTCTTTGTCTCGTACTTCCCTCTCTGCTCGAGGGCTTTGGCTATCCTGTAGCGGAGGCGCTTCGGTTCGGCCTTCCGGCCATCTGCTCTGACCGTGGATCTCTGCCTGAGATCCTGGGCGATGCGGGCCTTCTGGTCGACCCGATGTCCACTCAGTCCCTGACCGCAGCGATGGTCCGTCTGGCCAAGGACCCCAGCCTCCGACAAGGCCTGAGCGAGCGGGCGCAAAGGCGCTCCCAGCTCTTCTCCGGAGAACGTTCCGCACGAGCGGTATTAGAGGTTTATCGGCAGGTGGCGGAGGGGTAG
- a CDS encoding oligosaccharide flippase family protein, whose protein sequence is MSRRLAVWNGITRDIAATLFGRAGASVLRLVTAVVLARVLRAEDYGLAAVLLNSGLLLSTTLEFGLGASYIQQEALSPPKQQEHRFSQLFLGRLCLWFVLLVVAALVYGVTHRVSLLSIAVLVYGTGQNLCNSTLLHYQVRQDFRGYARVGLQMAALQLVWVGAAGIAYALRPYPLKGLLFLIALSGWAPLPLLLSPLPLQIPPPFLRSWREDVRYLLRLLPFGKWVGLSSIAVQAFSRYGVLLLGSQAALAEAARYDVAMSVGRSINLLAQSTAAALFPRFAQLQGPEHARRWLPSILRNGGLVVGLGLCLYYLLGRWMVPILFGSGYRSSVIYLDILMPGLLLPLLAEVVVGVVTFTLSSPASVFWVRMAKLLAFLASGHWLLAHYAVRGLAAAQTLLALGETVAILAFAFWAARKKQR, encoded by the coding sequence GTGAGCCGCCGTCTTGCAGTCTGGAACGGCATTACCCGGGATATTGCCGCTACGCTCTTCGGACGGGCTGGGGCCAGCGTCCTCCGGCTCGTAACCGCCGTGGTCCTCGCCCGTGTCCTCAGAGCGGAGGATTACGGCCTGGCCGCGGTGCTCTTGAATAGCGGACTGCTCCTCTCTACGACGCTCGAATTCGGACTGGGGGCAAGCTACATCCAGCAGGAGGCCCTCTCCCCGCCCAAACAGCAGGAACATCGCTTTTCCCAGTTGTTCCTCGGCCGCCTCTGCCTCTGGTTCGTGCTCCTGGTGGTGGCCGCCCTGGTGTACGGGGTCACCCACAGGGTCTCCCTTCTCTCGATCGCCGTGCTGGTGTACGGCACCGGGCAGAACCTCTGCAACTCCACGCTCCTGCATTATCAGGTGCGGCAGGATTTCCGGGGGTACGCAAGAGTGGGCCTGCAGATGGCCGCCCTCCAGCTCGTCTGGGTCGGTGCAGCGGGGATCGCCTATGCCCTGCGGCCGTACCCGCTCAAGGGCTTGCTTTTCCTGATCGCCCTGAGCGGATGGGCGCCCCTGCCGCTCCTTCTCTCACCGTTACCGCTGCAAATCCCTCCACCTTTCCTGCGCTCCTGGCGGGAGGACGTTCGGTATCTTCTCAGGCTCTTGCCCTTCGGCAAGTGGGTTGGACTTTCCTCCATCGCCGTGCAGGCGTTTTCGCGCTACGGCGTCTTGCTCCTTGGCTCGCAGGCTGCTCTTGCGGAGGCGGCGCGCTACGACGTGGCAATGAGCGTAGGGCGAAGCATCAATCTTCTGGCCCAGTCCACCGCAGCGGCCCTTTTTCCGCGATTCGCCCAGCTACAGGGGCCCGAGCACGCGCGGCGCTGGCTGCCTTCGATCCTTCGGAACGGCGGTCTGGTGGTCGGCCTCGGCCTCTGCCTCTACTACCTCCTCGGGCGGTGGATGGTGCCTATCCTGTTTGGCTCCGGCTACCGCTCTTCAGTAATCTACCTCGATATCCTAATGCCCGGCCTTCTGCTGCCCCTCCTTGCCGAGGTAGTGGTCGGAGTCGTTACGTTCACCCTATCCTCTCCCGCTTCTGTATTCTGGGTCCGAATGGCTAAACTGCTGGCCTTCTTGGCCTCGGGCCACTGGCTCCTGGCCCATTACGCGGTCCGCGGCCTGGCGGCTGCCCAGACACTCCTGGCGCTCGGGGAGACAGTAGCCATTCTCGCCTTCGCGTTCTGGGCTGCTCGCAAGAAGCAGAGGTAA
- the wecB gene encoding UDP-N-acetylglucosamine 2-epimerase (non-hydrolyzing), whose protein sequence is MMKTILTVVGARPQFIKAAPVSKALRQKFREILVHTGQHYDPEMSDIMFRDLELPEPDFHLGVGSGSQAQQTGEIMIRLERVAAEVKPDAMLVFGDTNSTLAGALVAAKLVLPLAHIEAGLRSFNRRMPEEINRVLTDRVSQFLFCPTRQAVENLRREGIVEGVHLVGDVMLDAALHFSAQAEGRVDALRRLGLRPQLYVLATVHRPANTDDPERLASIVEAFVTAPTTIVFPIHPRTEQALRRFGLRDKLAHAGNVLDLPPLSYLETLQLVRHARCIATDSGGMQKEAYFFGVPCVTLRDETEWVETVADGWNRLVGADRDKILDALANFTPTGSRHDHYGDGHASERIAEVLYRGLR, encoded by the coding sequence AAGACGATCCTGACCGTCGTAGGAGCGCGACCGCAGTTTATCAAGGCTGCCCCCGTGTCGAAGGCGTTGCGCCAGAAATTCCGCGAGATCCTCGTCCATACCGGCCAGCATTACGATCCGGAGATGTCGGACATCATGTTTCGCGATCTGGAACTGCCTGAGCCGGATTTCCACCTCGGGGTAGGTTCAGGATCACAGGCCCAGCAGACGGGCGAAATCATGATCCGACTCGAACGGGTGGCAGCTGAGGTCAAGCCTGATGCCATGCTGGTATTTGGCGACACGAACTCCACCCTGGCCGGAGCGCTGGTGGCCGCCAAACTTGTGCTGCCCCTGGCGCACATTGAAGCGGGTCTCCGCAGCTTCAATCGGAGGATGCCGGAGGAGATCAATCGCGTACTCACGGACCGGGTGTCGCAATTCCTGTTCTGCCCGACGCGCCAGGCTGTCGAGAATTTACGGCGGGAAGGCATCGTAGAAGGGGTTCACCTGGTGGGCGACGTAATGCTGGACGCCGCTTTGCACTTCTCCGCTCAGGCAGAGGGGCGGGTGGACGCGCTCAGGCGCCTTGGGCTCCGCCCGCAGCTCTACGTGCTGGCCACTGTGCATCGGCCCGCGAATACGGACGACCCCGAGCGCCTGGCGTCGATTGTCGAAGCATTCGTGACGGCCCCCACCACGATCGTGTTCCCCATTCATCCGCGCACCGAGCAGGCCTTGCGCCGGTTCGGCCTCCGGGACAAGCTGGCCCACGCCGGGAACGTGCTCGACCTTCCGCCCCTCAGTTACTTGGAGACTCTGCAGCTGGTGCGTCACGCTCGCTGTATCGCCACTGACTCGGGCGGCATGCAGAAGGAGGCGTACTTTTTCGGCGTTCCCTGCGTCACCCTGCGCGACGAGACGGAGTGGGTCGAGACCGTGGCCGACGGCTGGAACCGCCTGGTGGGGGCTGACCGGGACAAGATCCTCGACGCCCTCGCGAACTTCACCCCTACGGGATCCCGCCATGACCATTACGGCGACGGGCACGCAAGCGAGCGAATCGCGGAAGTCCTTTACCGTGGGCTCCGATAA
- a CDS encoding glycosyltransferase family 2 protein, translated as MAEVNRRRLAIILIGTDGLAPFLGPCLESLPAACDGLPYRVLIVDNDGNGITSQLAEAYSGKMPLSILQQPRPKGFAANVNDALRHVDEPFVLLLNVDTQVPPGSLRRVVEIAESDPAIGALGVRMVGRDGKVQSSARAYPYPSLLLWEEIGIARAFPRSWLFGRYRDYFVSRDHPMEVDWVSGAFMLLRTQALRTVRGMDEGFFLYSEDTDLCYRLRECGWRVVFDPSITIFHWKDPLRYERRRFTFVQTHRSLLRFWKKHGSTARQIAVRLVLAVGMATRLLTSPLLLRRGLGYFRESVLAFGETFLLLLGYKSA; from the coding sequence ATGGCGGAGGTCAATCGTAGGCGTCTGGCTATTATTCTGATCGGGACGGACGGTCTTGCCCCCTTCCTCGGACCGTGCTTGGAATCCCTGCCGGCGGCGTGCGACGGCCTCCCCTACCGCGTCCTCATCGTCGACAATGACGGAAACGGTATCACGAGTCAGCTTGCAGAAGCGTACTCGGGGAAGATGCCCCTTTCCATTCTCCAGCAGCCCAGGCCGAAGGGCTTCGCGGCCAATGTCAACGATGCGCTGCGCCACGTGGACGAGCCCTTTGTCCTGCTCCTCAACGTGGACACCCAGGTGCCGCCGGGAAGCCTTCGGCGGGTCGTGGAGATCGCCGAGAGCGACCCGGCGATCGGAGCCCTCGGGGTGCGCATGGTCGGCAGAGACGGCAAGGTGCAATCGTCCGCCAGGGCCTACCCCTATCCCTCCCTTCTGCTTTGGGAGGAGATCGGGATCGCCCGCGCTTTCCCCCGCTCATGGCTTTTCGGGCGCTACCGCGATTATTTCGTTTCACGGGACCATCCCATGGAGGTAGACTGGGTCTCAGGGGCATTTATGCTGTTGCGCACGCAGGCCCTGCGAACTGTCAGAGGGATGGACGAGGGCTTCTTTCTGTACAGCGAGGACACAGACCTTTGCTACCGTCTCCGGGAATGCGGATGGCGCGTGGTCTTCGACCCCTCGATCACGATCTTCCACTGGAAAGACCCTTTGCGTTACGAGCGACGGCGCTTCACGTTCGTCCAAACCCACCGCAGCTTGCTCCGGTTCTGGAAGAAGCACGGCTCTACTGCTCGGCAGATTGCAGTCCGGCTGGTTCTCGCTGTCGGGATGGCGACACGCCTCCTGACGTCCCCCCTCCTTCTTCGTCGCGGTCTGGGCTACTTTCGGGAGAGCGTGCTTGCTTTCGGAGAAACCTTCCTGCTCCTGCTGGGCTACAAGTCGGCCTGA